From the Butyrivibrio fibrisolvens genome, one window contains:
- a CDS encoding IS1634 family transposase, whose translation MRVITSKSKNAESFYISKGYINDKGINTSTIIRKLGTLQELIKEHGPTRDDVMAWAKEEARLETLKYKEDQQSKSVQITFHANRQLDYNQQVLHRGGYLFLQYIYYSLALDKTCRKLRDKYKFKYDINAILSDMIFARILEPSSKRSSFKVASEFLEKPTYKLHDIYRALDVLGNECEFIQSEVYKNSHLIGKRNDKILFYDCTNYYFEIEQEDGDKKYGKSKEHRPNPIIQMGMFMDGDGIPLAFSLFPGNANEQTSLKPLEEKVLSEFGCQKFIYCSDAGLGSEKIRNYNHMGERAFIVTQSIKKLNAEDKKWALDGEGFKRLSDDTLVDISKLSDDDTDLYYKEEPYTPKKLHQRLIVTYSPKFAKYQKAIRESQVERAQKLIDSGSTKRNRKNPNDPARFIGKIAVTDSGEAANIHNYLDTDKIEQESLYDGMYAVSTDLLDDPVSDILKVSEGRWEIEECFRIMKTDFEARPVFLQNDVRIKAHFLTCFLALIIYRYLEKRIDSRYTCNDILSTLKEMNFAGIKEQGYIPTYQRTKLTDNLHEACGFRTDFEFITKSQMKTIQKNSKGR comes from the coding sequence ATGAGAGTGATAACATCTAAATCCAAAAACGCCGAATCATTCTACATTTCTAAAGGGTATATCAATGATAAAGGTATCAACACTTCTACGATTATCAGAAAACTTGGAACCTTACAGGAACTAATAAAAGAACACGGGCCAACAAGAGATGATGTTATGGCATGGGCTAAAGAGGAAGCAAGACTCGAAACACTGAAATATAAAGAAGACCAGCAATCGAAGTCTGTCCAGATAACATTCCATGCCAACAGACAGCTCGATTATAATCAGCAAGTACTTCACCGCGGAGGATACCTATTCCTTCAATACATTTACTATTCCCTGGCATTAGATAAAACCTGCAGAAAACTTAGAGATAAATATAAGTTCAAGTACGATATCAATGCTATTCTTTCGGACATGATTTTCGCAAGAATTCTTGAACCATCAAGTAAAAGATCTTCATTTAAAGTAGCTTCTGAATTCTTAGAAAAGCCAACATATAAACTTCATGATATATACCGCGCATTGGATGTTCTTGGAAATGAATGTGAATTCATTCAATCCGAGGTTTATAAAAACAGCCATCTTATTGGCAAAAGAAATGACAAAATCCTCTTCTACGATTGCACTAATTACTACTTTGAGATTGAGCAGGAAGACGGCGATAAGAAATATGGCAAGAGTAAAGAACACCGCCCAAATCCAATCATACAAATGGGTATGTTTATGGACGGTGACGGTATTCCTTTAGCTTTTTCGTTGTTTCCAGGCAATGCCAATGAGCAGACTTCGCTTAAGCCTCTTGAAGAAAAAGTACTGTCTGAATTCGGATGCCAAAAATTCATATATTGTAGTGATGCAGGGCTTGGTTCAGAGAAGATAAGGAACTACAACCACATGGGTGAACGGGCATTTATCGTGACTCAGTCCATCAAGAAGCTTAACGCTGAAGATAAAAAATGGGCATTAGATGGCGAAGGCTTCAAAAGATTATCAGACGATACTCTTGTAGATATATCAAAACTATCTGATGATGATACTGATTTATACTACAAAGAAGAACCCTACACTCCCAAGAAACTCCATCAACGTCTTATAGTCACCTATTCTCCAAAGTTTGCCAAGTATCAGAAAGCAATCCGTGAGTCACAGGTGGAACGTGCGCAGAAACTTATCGATTCTGGTTCAACAAAACGGAACAGGAAAAATCCCAACGATCCGGCACGTTTTATCGGCAAGATTGCTGTAACCGATAGCGGAGAAGCTGCAAACATACATAATTACCTTGATACAGACAAGATTGAACAGGAATCTCTTTACGATGGCATGTATGCTGTTTCAACAGATCTTCTAGATGATCCTGTAAGCGATATATTGAAAGTCAGTGAAGGTCGCTGGGAGATAGAGGAATGTTTCAGGATTATGAAAACAGATTTTGAAGCAAGACCTGTATTTCTTCAGAATGATGTTAGGATTAAAGCACACTTTCTTACTTGTTTTCTTGCTCTAATCATCTATAGATATTTAGAAAAACGCATTGATAGCAGATACACTTGTAATGATATACTCAGCACACTAAAAGAAATGAACTTTGCAGGAATCAAAGAACAAGGCTATATACCAACATATCAGAGAACAAAACTAACCGATAATCTCCATGAAGCCTGCGGTTTCAGAACAGACTTTGAGTTCATCACCAAAAGTCAAATGAAAACAATTCAAAAAAACAGTAAAGGAAGATAG
- a CDS encoding helix-turn-helix domain-containing protein, producing the protein MGKTLSRGIKQSEYEKYDNVFRKVFELSGNDYNKKNPWSVFYGGSIYLLGDVLKRRRILFGMTQKEFCEGICDIRTYSRLETGKAKTHDRETIMLLKKARLPEQYFYAQIVSDDYSLIKDSLLINKLINESKYNEANNMLLLLENKIDMSIPINSQFIGNKIALASIGLKEIDKNCYGNLARKYLHLTIDKSIGDLCISKMYFTSVEYNLIYNLVRYGELQKKIFDGILTYFTDVSYLEKRHRDRHLDYIVWYFASYLGDHDDKQKSTEISKILLKNTFLKMNREEVIKNIYNILWNKYDGNFAGSTEAENILSVLLNVSEFYKAERDMKFFNQRLKEVIVEPESSESSE; encoded by the coding sequence ATGGGGAAGACTCTATCGCGGGGAATAAAACAAAGTGAATATGAGAAATATGATAATGTATTTAGAAAAGTGTTTGAATTAAGCGGAAATGACTATAATAAAAAAAATCCATGGTCTGTGTTTTATGGTGGAAGCATATATTTGCTTGGAGATGTTTTAAAAAGACGGAGGATCCTGTTTGGGATGACTCAAAAAGAGTTTTGTGAAGGGATTTGTGATATAAGGACATATTCAAGACTTGAGACTGGCAAGGCAAAAACACATGATCGTGAAACTATAATGCTGCTAAAAAAGGCTAGATTGCCAGAGCAATATTTTTATGCACAGATAGTATCAGACGATTATTCTCTAATAAAGGATTCTCTACTAATAAATAAACTAATAAATGAATCAAAATATAATGAAGCTAATAATATGCTGTTATTGTTGGAGAACAAAATAGATATGAGCATTCCAATAAATAGTCAATTTATCGGCAATAAGATAGCATTGGCGAGTATTGGACTAAAAGAAATTGATAAGAATTGTTATGGAAATCTGGCAAGAAAATATCTGCATCTTACTATAGATAAAAGTATTGGTGACTTATGTATATCAAAAATGTATTTTACATCAGTAGAATATAATCTTATATATAATTTGGTGCGGTATGGTGAATTGCAGAAGAAGATATTTGATGGTATTCTTACATATTTTACTGATGTTAGCTATCTTGAAAAGAGACATAGAGATAGGCATTTAGATTATATTGTATGGTATTTTGCAAGCTATTTAGGTGATCATGATGACAAACAAAAGTCAACTGAGATTAGCAAAATATTGTTAAAAAACACCTTCTTAAAGATGAATAGAGAAGAGGTTATTAAAAATATTTATAATATTTTGTGGAATAAATATGATGGCAATTTTGCGGGTAGTACAGAAGCAGAGAATATCCTTTCTGTACTTCTTAATGTAAGTGAATTTTATAAAGCCGAAAGAGATATGAAATTCTTTAATCAAAGGTTGAAAGAAGTGATAGTTGAACCTGAATCGTCAGAATCATCAGAATAA
- a CDS encoding ABC transporter transmembrane domain-containing protein, producing MRKYLIRHWKINLLSAFLVIICAGFSVGINLIMVEAIYQIIEFDLTGFAKWMTIDLIGWGLYVFADCIRAFFQNKSICAMNNDYRMDLVEKLSRKSYQLYHEKDSGEYISWFTNDVSQIQRLAWEPFFSSISSVASIVFSIIALFTFHWSLLIISLAAAIIIMTAPKLFTKNMEKYGKDNTIVLEQSTDYIKDNLLGFDVLRFFDRIELFKNAFQKISKKIEKSNFNLNYKNELSGNGIALVSIICQMLVNFYIGYLSIKGIIIQSAIMGGGNICGAIYNNLGNLGKYKLSFASASAIFEKALQEDDDEKGKEEKIAELKKSISLENVSFKYGDGPLVLDDMNINFEIGKKYALIGKSGRGKTTLLKLILGFLRDYDGKIFFDQKI from the coding sequence ATGAGAAAATATTTAATACGGCATTGGAAGATAAATCTTTTATCAGCATTTTTAGTTATTATATGTGCGGGCTTTAGTGTAGGAATAAATCTTATTATGGTTGAAGCGATATATCAAATAATAGAGTTTGACCTGACGGGATTTGCCAAATGGATGACAATTGATTTGATAGGGTGGGGACTATATGTTTTTGCGGATTGTATTAGAGCATTTTTTCAAAACAAGTCCATCTGTGCTATGAATAATGATTATAGGATGGATCTTGTTGAGAAATTAAGTAGAAAGAGTTATCAGCTCTATCATGAAAAAGATAGTGGAGAGTATATTTCCTGGTTTACTAACGATGTATCTCAAATACAAAGACTGGCATGGGAACCATTTTTTAGTTCCATAAGCTCTGTAGCCAGTATTGTGTTTAGTATCATTGCTCTTTTTACATTTCATTGGTCATTACTGATAATATCACTGGCTGCAGCTATAATAATAATGACTGCACCAAAATTGTTTACTAAAAATATGGAGAAGTATGGTAAGGATAATACAATTGTCTTAGAACAAAGCACTGATTATATAAAGGATAATTTACTTGGATTCGATGTACTTAGATTTTTTGATAGAATAGAGCTTTTTAAGAATGCTTTTCAAAAAATAAGCAAAAAAATAGAAAAATCAAACTTTAATTTGAATTACAAAAATGAACTGAGCGGAAACGGGATTGCTTTAGTAAGTATTATATGCCAGATGTTAGTAAATTTTTATATAGGTTATCTTTCTATAAAAGGTATAATTATACAATCAGCAATCATGGGAGGAGGTAATATTTGCGGAGCAATATATAACAATCTGGGGAATCTTGGTAAATATAAATTGAGTTTTGCATCTGCTTCCGCCATATTTGAAAAAGCTTTACAAGAAGATGATGATGAAAAAGGGAAAGAAGAGAAAATTGCTGAATTGAAGAAAAGCATATCTCTAGAGAATGTCTCATTTAAATATGGTGATGGACCGTTAGTCCTAGATGATATGAATATCAATTTTGAGATAGGCAAAAAGTATGCTCTTATCGGCAAATCCGGAAGAGGAAAGACTACTTTATTAAAACTAATCTTAGGATTCTTGAGAGATTATGATGGAAAGATATTTTTTGATCAAAAGATATAG
- a CDS encoding helix-turn-helix domain-containing protein produces MISVDAIGCNYVHTKGWEINRPEGLNNYLFLHIQTPSDIMVDGKMVYYPEPCFILFKKWQRQLFHNHEDMTYIDSWVHFRSACESGSDIIRKDGHNNAGRTDDINSGSHNSSNNSAARTIRDWNAKDDSDEKDEIETLIESLDIPCGKPVIIYNTIELSDLWHLADAEFHQAGSHKKELLDMKMKALIYKFADIMHSESGTPSKYNHYRKAFGELRNSIFSGNNAATITDVEKLAKGQNMSLSYFEHVYKELFHVPVTKDIIKARIGYARYLLRSSGNSVQDIASYCGYENIEHFNRQFKATVGCTPTQFRNR; encoded by the coding sequence ATGATATCGGTAGATGCGATTGGTTGTAATTATGTTCATACTAAGGGCTGGGAGATCAACAGGCCGGAAGGGCTAAACAATTATCTCTTCCTCCATATACAGACACCTTCGGATATTATGGTTGATGGTAAGATGGTCTATTATCCTGAACCCTGCTTTATCTTGTTCAAAAAGTGGCAGAGGCAGCTCTTTCATAATCATGAAGATATGACCTATATAGACAGCTGGGTACATTTTAGGAGCGCCTGTGAATCAGGCAGTGATATCATTCGTAAAGATGGGCATAATAATGCCGGTAGAACAGATGATATAAACTCCGGATCCCATAATAGTAGTAATAACTCCGCTGCCCGAACTATAAGAGACTGGAATGCCAAAGATGACAGTGATGAAAAAGATGAGATAGAGACACTTATAGAGAGTCTTGATATCCCCTGCGGTAAGCCTGTTATCATCTACAATACAATAGAACTTAGCGATCTGTGGCATCTTGCAGATGCAGAGTTTCATCAGGCAGGGAGTCACAAAAAAGAGCTTCTTGATATGAAGATGAAGGCGCTTATCTATAAGTTTGCAGATATAATGCATTCTGAAAGTGGAACTCCAAGTAAATACAATCATTACAGGAAGGCTTTCGGAGAGCTTAGAAACAGTATCTTTAGCGGCAACAATGCTGCTACCATAACTGATGTTGAGAAGCTTGCCAAGGGCCAGAATATGAGTCTTTCATATTTTGAGCATGTATATAAGGAGCTGTTCCATGTACCTGTGACCAAGGATATCATTAAGGCGAGGATTGGCTATGCAAGGTATCTTCTAAGATCAAGTGGGAACTCTGTTCAGGATATAGCAAGTTACTGCGGCTATGAGAACATAGAACACTTCAACAGGCAGTTCAAGGCAACCGTGGGCTGTACCCCCACCCAGTTCAGAAACAGATAG
- a CDS encoding radical SAM protein, whose protein sequence is MRYFIPGYIDIWDEKNNTILESKINKNKVIIEDEIYKKELNEVIENGCNDIDTRLRKFLNAQNMLVTEQYARNKLDRLKSLLDKVCIVTICPTEACNFNCKYCYENHKKGKMQQGTLDNILEYLIEESYKYHKVHVNWFGGEPTLCKDMVVRSSMKLKTNIKNYSSAMTTNGFLLTPKTFVDYYNVGITNFQITIDGKMHDQFRILKNGKGTLETIEKNITGIKSLPNDRFRYRIMIRHNIMADDIDYGWYDHLKELIQEDNRFTVLIKAISDYGGNRIKKMNLHTYKERTDTINRHVEYANKIGLKCANLTKECFSNICYASYSNSMVFRMDGRIEKCTVCLGAKQNYIGVVEGNEVVIDEYNNNQKWTQAPLLDECLRCKNVASCLNLRCRKQNVLEGIERQTCSDYNYRSLV, encoded by the coding sequence ATGCGGTATTTTATACCTGGATATATAGATATATGGGATGAAAAAAATAATACTATTCTAGAGTCCAAAATTAACAAGAATAAAGTGATAATTGAAGACGAGATATATAAAAAAGAACTTAATGAAGTTATAGAAAATGGATGTAATGATATTGATACTAGGCTGAGAAAATTCTTAAATGCTCAAAATATGCTGGTTACAGAGCAATATGCTCGTAATAAGCTTGATAGATTAAAATCTTTATTAGATAAGGTGTGTATTGTAACAATTTGTCCTACTGAAGCTTGTAATTTTAATTGTAAATATTGTTATGAGAATCATAAAAAAGGCAAGATGCAACAAGGTACATTAGATAATATACTAGAATATCTGATAGAAGAGTCATATAAGTATCATAAGGTTCATGTGAATTGGTTTGGCGGAGAACCGACTCTTTGTAAAGATATGGTAGTTCGTTCATCTATGAAGCTTAAGACAAATATTAAGAATTACTCGTCAGCAATGACTACTAATGGTTTTTTACTTACTCCAAAGACATTTGTTGATTATTATAATGTTGGTATTACAAACTTTCAAATCACTATTGATGGTAAAATGCACGACCAATTTAGAATCTTAAAAAACGGAAAGGGAACACTTGAAACTATTGAAAAGAACATAACGGGAATTAAGAGTCTTCCTAATGATCGATTCAGATATCGCATTATGATTAGGCACAATATAATGGCTGATGATATAGACTACGGGTGGTATGATCATTTAAAAGAATTGATACAGGAAGATAATCGTTTTACAGTTTTGATTAAAGCTATATCCGACTATGGTGGAAACAGAATTAAGAAAATGAATCTCCATACTTATAAAGAGAGAACTGACACTATTAACAGGCATGTTGAATATGCTAATAAAATAGGTCTTAAATGTGCTAATTTGACTAAGGAGTGTTTTTCTAATATATGTTATGCAAGCTATTCTAACAGCATGGTATTTAGAATGGATGGCAGAATAGAAAAATGTACAGTATGCCTTGGGGCAAAACAAAATTATATAGGAGTAGTTGAGGGAAACGAAGTAGTAATAGATGAATATAATAATAATCAGAAGTGGACACAAGCTCCTTTGCTTGATGAATGCTTGAGGTGTAAAAATGTTGCTTCGTGTCTTAATCTTCGTTGTAGAAAACAAAACGTATTAGAAGGAATAGAAAGACAAACTTGTTCTGATTATAATTATAGGAGTTTAGTGTGA
- a CDS encoding helix-turn-helix domain-containing protein produces MDKNKKAYGNLLKSIRKYKGISEELLAHGMFDKSMIYRIESGQRRIGFFSRRRLMSRLGISLSLFTEYLQYDEYEAYSKQREIIYAFENEDTQNIESVLAEYEKTAKKDKVGLQFALFIRAVLESSSDLEMSYEYISKCIKITMPNIKYSELSEYVLSGEEVKYLSYYLKIKSTIEKDTIDDDICGNLTINGCFEKLLDYIIEQKWDTVPQMQVFPAVLVDYWNYLVNCRNDFLIKNGNANQTF; encoded by the coding sequence ATGGACAAAAATAAAAAAGCTTATGGCAATCTTTTAAAATCTATAAGGAAATACAAAGGTATATCAGAAGAGCTACTTGCGCATGGTATGTTTGACAAGAGTATGATATACAGAATTGAGTCTGGTCAAAGGCGAATAGGCTTCTTTTCAAGAAGACGTTTAATGAGCAGACTTGGAATTTCTTTGTCATTATTTACCGAGTATCTTCAGTATGATGAATATGAAGCATATTCTAAGCAAAGAGAAATAATATATGCTTTTGAGAATGAAGATACACAAAATATAGAGTCTGTTCTGGCTGAATACGAAAAAACAGCCAAGAAAGATAAAGTTGGTTTGCAATTTGCACTATTTATAAGAGCAGTTTTGGAATCATCTTCTGATCTCGAAATGTCTTATGAGTATATTAGTAAGTGCATAAAAATAACAATGCCGAATATTAAATATAGTGAATTATCTGAGTATGTACTATCCGGCGAAGAGGTAAAATATCTGTCATATTATTTGAAAATAAAATCTACTATCGAAAAAGATACTATAGACGATGATATATGCGGAAATCTTACTATTAATGGATGCTTTGAAAAACTGCTTGACTACATAATAGAACAGAAGTGGGATACTGTACCACAGATGCAAGTGTTTCCTGCCGTACTGGTAGATTATTGGAACTACTTGGTGAATTGTAGAAATGATTTTTTAATAAAAAATGGAAACGCGAATCAAACTTTTTAA
- the clpX gene encoding ATP-dependent Clp protease ATP-binding subunit ClpX: MSDFFNNDDNKDNATNETTNTETTANTNSSDNNDNKSAMDFREIDENGKSTVDDKDLSGSDKKDSDYEDICFICRRPESKAGRMYKLPNHICVCEDCMHRTMDTVSQYDYNNLLNNPELMNQLNKNSGITFMNLGDFGSNLQGGIPNSQKIKKSKKKEEEETIDIKKIPAPHKIKAQLDEYVIGQDQAKKVISVAVYNHYKRVATGTMDDIEIDKSNILMIGPTGSGKTYLVKTLARLLDVPLAIADATSLTEAGYIGDDIESVISKLLAAAGNDVKKAERGIVFIDEIDKIAKKKSTTARDVSGESVQQGMLKLLEGSEVEVPVGANSKNAMVPLTTVNTKNILFICGGAFPDLTDIIKNRLNKSSSIGFNSELKDKYDDDENILSYVTTEDLKKFGMIPEFLGRLPIVCTLSGLTKEALIKILKEPKNAILKQYQKLLELDEVDLRFDDGALEAIAEKALEKDTGARALRSIIEEFMLDIMYEIPKDDNIGRVTLTREYIEGTGGPQIEIRSEKPKINAAVEAAIEDKKE, translated from the coding sequence ATGAGCGATTTTTTTAACAACGACGACAACAAAGATAATGCTACTAATGAAACTACTAATACAGAAACAACCGCAAATACAAATAGTAGCGACAATAATGATAACAAGAGCGCTATGGATTTTCGTGAGATAGATGAGAATGGTAAATCTACTGTAGATGATAAGGATCTATCTGGTTCTGATAAGAAGGATAGTGATTATGAGGATATCTGCTTCATATGCAGACGTCCTGAGTCCAAGGCCGGTCGTATGTACAAGCTTCCAAACCATATATGTGTGTGTGAAGACTGTATGCATCGTACCATGGATACTGTAAGTCAGTATGATTACAACAATCTTCTCAATAACCCTGAACTCATGAATCAGCTTAACAAGAACAGCGGTATTACATTCATGAATCTTGGAGACTTTGGCTCTAACCTTCAGGGCGGAATACCTAATTCACAGAAGATCAAGAAATCCAAGAAAAAAGAGGAAGAGGAGACTATTGATATCAAGAAGATCCCTGCTCCTCACAAGATCAAGGCACAGCTCGATGAATATGTAATAGGTCAGGATCAGGCCAAGAAGGTTATCTCTGTTGCGGTTTATAACCACTATAAGAGAGTTGCTACAGGCACTATGGACGATATTGAGATTGATAAGTCCAATATCCTTATGATAGGACCTACAGGAAGTGGTAAGACATATCTTGTTAAGACGCTTGCCCGTCTTCTTGATGTACCGCTTGCTATAGCAGATGCTACATCACTTACAGAAGCAGGTTATATCGGTGATGATATCGAAAGTGTAATATCCAAGCTCCTTGCGGCAGCAGGCAATGATGTCAAGAAAGCTGAGCGCGGTATCGTCTTCATCGATGAGATAGATAAGATCGCCAAGAAGAAGTCCACAACAGCAAGAGATGTAAGCGGCGAATCCGTACAGCAGGGAATGCTCAAGCTCCTTGAAGGATCTGAAGTTGAAGTTCCTGTAGGTGCTAATTCCAAGAATGCTATGGTACCTCTTACTACAGTTAATACCAAGAATATCCTCTTTATCTGTGGTGGTGCCTTCCCGGATCTTACAGATATAATCAAGAACAGGCTCAATAAATCTTCATCAATAGGTTTTAACTCTGAACTTAAGGATAAGTATGATGACGATGAGAACATCCTTTCATACGTAACTACAGAAGATTTAAAGAAGTTCGGAATGATCCCTGAGTTCCTTGGACGACTTCCTATAGTATGCACACTTTCAGGTCTTACCAAGGAAGCACTTATCAAAATCCTCAAAGAGCCCAAGAATGCTATCCTCAAGCAGTATCAGAAGCTCCTTGAGCTTGATGAAGTAGATCTTAGATTTGACGACGGAGCGCTTGAAGCTATTGCAGAGAAGGCTCTTGAAAAGGATACAGGAGCCCGTGCCCTTAGATCTATCATAGAAGAGTTTATGCTTGATATCATGTACGAGATACCAAAGGATGACAATATAGGCAGAGTTACTCTTACAAGAGAGTATATTGAAGGCACAGGCGGACCTCAGATCGAGATCAGAAGCGAAAAGCCCAAGATTAATGCTGCGGTGGAAGCTGCTATAGAAGATAAAAAAGAATAG